In Daphnia pulex isolate KAP4 chromosome 7, ASM2113471v1, one genomic interval encodes:
- the LOC124197607 gene encoding rho GTPase-activating protein 26-like isoform X2, whose product MGLLPLEFTECLTDSPYFRENLQGHEKELEKTSLAIKVLIKEVKDLVNAARALSRAQRSLATSLMSFQFECIGNSQTDDEIVIAGSLKEFGRLINAIEDERDRMLERAKDQFIGPLENFRKEHIGGAKEEKKKFEKQTAKFVQSQERHLNLSTKKQDSVLQEADAILEMEQRHFCQASLEYVYRLQEVHERKKFEFVETLLGFMYGWLTFYHQGYEVSKEFRPYMTDLQVRLQKTRENFNTTREEAESLMRKMLEVRKTKPCDPGSLNKMYTRQGYLYVMEKKAFGTTWSKHYCQYTKENRIFTMIPYTQTIGKITTTDTMEIKSCTRRMSESIEKRFCFDITPKDRLVMVITLQALSEDDRRLWLDAMDGKEPVTHQPTARNPFPTTYAQPGKSSKHEETTLDEVGFLFIRTCIKEIENRGLEDQGLYRLVGVSSKVSKLLSMGLDRRKVEKLNLEDRLEWENKTITSAIKTYLRQLPEPLMSFRYHTAFIAAAKQESRLHRTADVHALVHRLPENHFKMLDIMITHLKNVAAKSDKNLMTVSNLGVCFGPTLLRPEEETMAAIMDIKFCNVVVEIMIENSEKIFKTKPDPSELPIKNPATVNMRPPSPPAYQPPPQVYTGGGGGGPTPPSLIHRQPVASYSLIPPIAQAHLSPPPSSPYVDGPSRQMASVGNTGVRNPSQPQQRVAYPSSPTTAELWSGNKLPLSVQAQSHGAATSSRSNLRPGSAGALSSGPTGRPLGVIPPLSSATSAPERPHSNTSLSSSDSAPGSTVSSSRSSSRDPLPPLSSFPTIGPIPPSVLANPSTVSFNGQPPASKPPYGLNSTQLQLVPASVASIDASDTTKTNANQLRRVRTLYACVGENETELTFEPNQIIVNVRPSREPGWLEGVLNGRTGLIPENYVELLP is encoded by the exons ATGGGGCTTCTTCCTTTGGAGTTCACTGAGTGCCTAACAGACAGCCCATACTTCAGAGAAAATCTCCAAGGCCACGAAAAAGAGTTGGAGAAAACCAGTCTTGCTATTAAAGTGCTAATTAAGGAAGTTAAAGACCTCGTCAATGCTGCCAGAG CCTTGTCTCGGGCGCAGCGCAGTCTCGCCACAAGTCTGATGAGCTTCCAGTTCGAGTGTATTGGCAACAGCCAAACGGATGATGAGATCGTCATTGCCGGGTCGCTCAAAGAATTCGGTCGACTCATCAACGCCATTGAAGATGAACGGGATCGGATG TTGGAGCGAGCTAAGGATCAATTTATCGGACCACTGGAGAACTTTCGGAAAGAACACATCGGCGGTGCCAAG gaggaaaagaagaaatttgagaAGCAGACGGCCAAGTTCGTTCAGAGTCAAGAGCGCCACTTGAATCTATCGACTAAGAAACAGGATTCCGTCTTACAGGAG GCGGATGCGATTTTGGAGATGGAGCAGCGCCACTTTTGCCAGGCCAGCCTCGAGTACGTCTACCGTCTGCAAGAAgttcacgaacgaaaaaagTTTGAGTTCGTCGAAACG tTGCTAGGCTTCATGTATGGCTGGCTAACTTTCTATCATCAGGGATACGAAGTGTCGAAGGAATTCCGACCTTATATGACTGACTTGCAAGTGCGCCTTCAAAAG ACCCGGGAGAACTTCAACACAACACGAGAGGAGGCAGAATCGTTGATGCGCAAGATGCTGGAGGTGCGTAAGACG AAGCCGTGCGACCCAGGCAGTTTGAACAAAATGTACACACGACAAGGCTATCTCTACGTCATGGAGAAAA AGGCATTTGGGACCACTTGGTCGAAACATTATTGCCAGTACACTAAGGAAAACCGCATTTTCACCATGATACCGTACACACAAACGATTGGAAAGATT ACCACAACGGATACGATGGAGATTAAGTCTTGCACACGCCGCATGTCAGAATCCATTGAAAAGAGATTCTGCTTCGACATTACTCCAAAAGATCGTCTAGTGATGGTGATTACACTGCAGGCGCTATCAGAGGATGATCGTCGGTTGTGGCTTGATGCAATGGATGGAAAAGAGCCGGTAACACACCAACCCACAGCCAGAAACCCGTTTCCTACC acTTATGCTCAACCTGGGAAATCGTCCAAACACGAAGAAACCACACTGGATGAAGTTGGTTTCCTATTCATTCGCACTTGcatcaaagaaattgaaaatcgaG GTTTGGAAGATCAAGGGCTGTATCGACTGGTCGGCGTTTCGTCCAAAGTCAGCAAGTTACTATCGATGGGGCTTGATCGACGAAAAGTAGAAAAACTCAATTTGGAAGATCGATTAGAATGGGAAAACAAGACTATCACTAGCGCCATTAAAACTTACTTGCGTCAGTTACCCGAGCCGCTCATGTCATTCCGTTATCATACTGCCTTTATTGCGGCTGCAA AACAGGAATCACGTCTTCATCGAACAGCAGATGTGCATGCCTTAGTTCATCGACTGCCTGAAAATCACTTTAAGATGCTGGACATCATGATTACTCATCTCAAAAA TGTCGCTGCAAAATCAGACAAGAATTTGATGACCGTTTCCAATCTTGGCGTGTGTTTTGGACCAACACTGCTCCGTCCGGAAGAAGAGACTATGGCAGCAATTATGGATATAAAGTTTTGCAACGTCGTGGTTGAGATTATGATCGAAAATTCTGAAAAG atTTTCAAGACGAAACCGGATCCGTCAGAATTACCAATAAAAAATCCAGCAACTGTCAATATGCGTCCACCGTCACCACCGGCGTATCAGCCTCCACCCCAGGTTTACACtggtggtggaggtggagGGCCAACTCCCCCGTCCTTGATTCATCGTCAACCTGTTGCCAGCTACAGTCTAATTCCCCCTATTGCTCAAGCTCATCTCAGTCCACCGCCTTCATCTCCTTATGTTGACGGTCCTTCTCGTCAAATGGCCTCAGTAGGTAACACAGGAGTTCGCAATCCGTCACAACCTCAGCAACGTGTAGCGTATCCATCAAGTCCCACCACGGCTGAATTATGGTCTGGTAACAAATTGCCGCTTTCGGTTCAAGCGCAATCGCATGGAGCTGCAACATCATCAag GTCAAATTTACGGCCGGGATCGGCTGGAGCATTATCTAGTGGGCCTACTGGTCGTCCATTAGGAGTCATTCCTCCTTTGAGTTCCGCCACTTCAGCCCCAGAGCGACCTCACAGCAACACCAGTCTTAGTTCAAGTGACTCGGCGCCTGGTTCAACCGTATCTTCGTCCCGCTCCTCATCTAGAGATCCATTGcctcccctctcttctttccccaCAATAGGGCCGATACCTCCATCAGTATTAGCTAATCCCTCAACAGTTTCGTTTAACGGTCAGCCACCAGCATCTAAGCCACCATATG GTTTAAATTCTACCCAATTGCAGCTGGTGCCGGCATCTGTTGCAAGTATTGATGCATCAGATACTACTAAAACCAATGCCAACCAATTAAg AAGAGTTCGGACTTTGTACGCTTGCGTtggagaaaatgaaacggAATTAACTTTTGAGCCCAATCAAATCATCGTCAATG TACGACCATCCAGAGAGCCTGGTTGGCTGGAGGGAGTGTTAAATGGGCGTACAGGTCTTATTCCAGAAAATTACGTGGAGTTATTGCCGTAA
- the LOC124197607 gene encoding rho GTPase-activating protein 26-like isoform X1, whose amino-acid sequence MGLLPLEFTECLTDSPYFRENLQGHEKELEKTSLAIKVLIKEVKDLVNAARALSRAQRSLATSLMSFQFECIGNSQTDDEIVIAGSLKEFGRLINAIEDERDRMLERAKDQFIGPLENFRKEHIGGAKEEKKKFEKQTAKFVQSQERHLNLSTKKQDSVLQEADAILEMEQRHFCQASLEYVYRLQEVHERKKFEFVETLLGFMYGWLTFYHQGYEVSKEFRPYMTDLQVRLQKTRENFNTTREEAESLMRKMLEVRKTKPCDPGSLNKMYTRQGYLYVMEKKAFGTTWSKHYCQYTKENRIFTMIPYTQTIGKITTTDTMEIKSCTRRMSESIEKRFCFDITPKDRLVMVITLQALSEDDRRLWLDAMDGKEPVTHQPTARNPFPTTYAQPGKSSKHEETTLDEVGFLFIRTCIKEIENRGLEDQGLYRLVGVSSKVSKLLSMGLDRRKVEKLNLEDRLEWENKTITSAIKTYLRQLPEPLMSFRYHTAFIAAAKQESRLHRTADVHALVHRLPENHFKMLDIMITHLKNVAAKSDKNLMTVSNLGVCFGPTLLRPEEETMAAIMDIKFCNVVVEIMIENSEKIFKTKPDPSELPIKNPATVNMRPPSPPAYQPPPQVYTGGGGGGPTPPSLIHRQPVASYSLIPPIAQAHLSPPPSSPYVDGPSRQMASVGNTGVRNPSQPQQRVAYPSSPTTAELWSGNKLPLSVQAQSHGAATSSRSNLRPGSAGALSSGPTGRPLGVIPPLSSATSAPERPHSNTSLSSSDSAPGSTVSSSRSSSRDPLPPLSSFPTIGPIPPSVLANPSTVSFNGQPPASKPPYGLNSTQLQLVPASVASIDASDTTKTNANQLSRRVRTLYACVGENETELTFEPNQIIVNVRPSREPGWLEGVLNGRTGLIPENYVELLP is encoded by the exons ATGGGGCTTCTTCCTTTGGAGTTCACTGAGTGCCTAACAGACAGCCCATACTTCAGAGAAAATCTCCAAGGCCACGAAAAAGAGTTGGAGAAAACCAGTCTTGCTATTAAAGTGCTAATTAAGGAAGTTAAAGACCTCGTCAATGCTGCCAGAG CCTTGTCTCGGGCGCAGCGCAGTCTCGCCACAAGTCTGATGAGCTTCCAGTTCGAGTGTATTGGCAACAGCCAAACGGATGATGAGATCGTCATTGCCGGGTCGCTCAAAGAATTCGGTCGACTCATCAACGCCATTGAAGATGAACGGGATCGGATG TTGGAGCGAGCTAAGGATCAATTTATCGGACCACTGGAGAACTTTCGGAAAGAACACATCGGCGGTGCCAAG gaggaaaagaagaaatttgagaAGCAGACGGCCAAGTTCGTTCAGAGTCAAGAGCGCCACTTGAATCTATCGACTAAGAAACAGGATTCCGTCTTACAGGAG GCGGATGCGATTTTGGAGATGGAGCAGCGCCACTTTTGCCAGGCCAGCCTCGAGTACGTCTACCGTCTGCAAGAAgttcacgaacgaaaaaagTTTGAGTTCGTCGAAACG tTGCTAGGCTTCATGTATGGCTGGCTAACTTTCTATCATCAGGGATACGAAGTGTCGAAGGAATTCCGACCTTATATGACTGACTTGCAAGTGCGCCTTCAAAAG ACCCGGGAGAACTTCAACACAACACGAGAGGAGGCAGAATCGTTGATGCGCAAGATGCTGGAGGTGCGTAAGACG AAGCCGTGCGACCCAGGCAGTTTGAACAAAATGTACACACGACAAGGCTATCTCTACGTCATGGAGAAAA AGGCATTTGGGACCACTTGGTCGAAACATTATTGCCAGTACACTAAGGAAAACCGCATTTTCACCATGATACCGTACACACAAACGATTGGAAAGATT ACCACAACGGATACGATGGAGATTAAGTCTTGCACACGCCGCATGTCAGAATCCATTGAAAAGAGATTCTGCTTCGACATTACTCCAAAAGATCGTCTAGTGATGGTGATTACACTGCAGGCGCTATCAGAGGATGATCGTCGGTTGTGGCTTGATGCAATGGATGGAAAAGAGCCGGTAACACACCAACCCACAGCCAGAAACCCGTTTCCTACC acTTATGCTCAACCTGGGAAATCGTCCAAACACGAAGAAACCACACTGGATGAAGTTGGTTTCCTATTCATTCGCACTTGcatcaaagaaattgaaaatcgaG GTTTGGAAGATCAAGGGCTGTATCGACTGGTCGGCGTTTCGTCCAAAGTCAGCAAGTTACTATCGATGGGGCTTGATCGACGAAAAGTAGAAAAACTCAATTTGGAAGATCGATTAGAATGGGAAAACAAGACTATCACTAGCGCCATTAAAACTTACTTGCGTCAGTTACCCGAGCCGCTCATGTCATTCCGTTATCATACTGCCTTTATTGCGGCTGCAA AACAGGAATCACGTCTTCATCGAACAGCAGATGTGCATGCCTTAGTTCATCGACTGCCTGAAAATCACTTTAAGATGCTGGACATCATGATTACTCATCTCAAAAA TGTCGCTGCAAAATCAGACAAGAATTTGATGACCGTTTCCAATCTTGGCGTGTGTTTTGGACCAACACTGCTCCGTCCGGAAGAAGAGACTATGGCAGCAATTATGGATATAAAGTTTTGCAACGTCGTGGTTGAGATTATGATCGAAAATTCTGAAAAG atTTTCAAGACGAAACCGGATCCGTCAGAATTACCAATAAAAAATCCAGCAACTGTCAATATGCGTCCACCGTCACCACCGGCGTATCAGCCTCCACCCCAGGTTTACACtggtggtggaggtggagGGCCAACTCCCCCGTCCTTGATTCATCGTCAACCTGTTGCCAGCTACAGTCTAATTCCCCCTATTGCTCAAGCTCATCTCAGTCCACCGCCTTCATCTCCTTATGTTGACGGTCCTTCTCGTCAAATGGCCTCAGTAGGTAACACAGGAGTTCGCAATCCGTCACAACCTCAGCAACGTGTAGCGTATCCATCAAGTCCCACCACGGCTGAATTATGGTCTGGTAACAAATTGCCGCTTTCGGTTCAAGCGCAATCGCATGGAGCTGCAACATCATCAag GTCAAATTTACGGCCGGGATCGGCTGGAGCATTATCTAGTGGGCCTACTGGTCGTCCATTAGGAGTCATTCCTCCTTTGAGTTCCGCCACTTCAGCCCCAGAGCGACCTCACAGCAACACCAGTCTTAGTTCAAGTGACTCGGCGCCTGGTTCAACCGTATCTTCGTCCCGCTCCTCATCTAGAGATCCATTGcctcccctctcttctttccccaCAATAGGGCCGATACCTCCATCAGTATTAGCTAATCCCTCAACAGTTTCGTTTAACGGTCAGCCACCAGCATCTAAGCCACCATATG GTTTAAATTCTACCCAATTGCAGCTGGTGCCGGCATCTGTTGCAAGTATTGATGCATCAGATACTACTAAAACCAATGCCAACCAATTAAg TAGAAGAGTTCGGACTTTGTACGCTTGCGTtggagaaaatgaaacggAATTAACTTTTGAGCCCAATCAAATCATCGTCAATG TACGACCATCCAGAGAGCCTGGTTGGCTGGAGGGAGTGTTAAATGGGCGTACAGGTCTTATTCCAGAAAATTACGTGGAGTTATTGCCGTAA
- the LOC124197607 gene encoding rho GTPase-activating protein 26-like isoform X5, producing MGLLPLEFTECLTDSPYFRENLQGHEKELEKTSLAIKVLIKEVKDLVNAARALSRAQRSLATSLMSFQFECIGNSQTDDEIVIAGSLKEFGRLINAIEDERDRMLERAKDQFIGPLENFRKEHIGGAKEEKKKFEKQTAKFVQSQERHLNLSTKKQDSVLQEADAILEMEQRHFCQASLEYVYRLQEVHERKKFEFVETLLGFMYGWLTFYHQGYEVSKEFRPYMTDLQVRLQKTRENFNTTREEAESLMRKMLEVRKTKPCDPGSLNKMYTRQGYLYVMEKKAFGTTWSKHYCQYTKENRIFTMIPYTQTIGKITTTDTMEIKSCTRRMSESIEKRFCFDITPKDRLVMVITLQALSEDDRRLWLDAMDGKEPTYAQPGKSSKHEETTLDEVGFLFIRTCIKEIENRGLEDQGLYRLVGVSSKVSKLLSMGLDRRKVEKLNLEDRLEWENKTITSAIKTYLRQLPEPLMSFRYHTAFIAAAKQESRLHRTADVHALVHRLPENHFKMLDIMITHLKNVAAKSDKNLMTVSNLGVCFGPTLLRPEEETMAAIMDIKFCNVVVEIMIENSEKIFKTKPDPSELPIKNPATVNMRPPSPPAYQPPPQVYTGGGGGGPTPPSLIHRQPVASYSLIPPIAQAHLSPPPSSPYVDGPSRQMASVGNTGVRNPSQPQQRVAYPSSPTTAELWSGNKLPLSVQAQSHGAATSSRSNLRPGSAGALSSGPTGRPLGVIPPLSSATSAPERPHSNTSLSSSDSAPGSTVSSSRSSSRDPLPPLSSFPTIGPIPPSVLANPSTVSFNGQPPASKPPYGLNSTQLQLVPASVASIDASDTTKTNANQLSRRVRTLYACVGENETELTFEPNQIIVNVRPSREPGWLEGVLNGRTGLIPENYVELLP from the exons ATGGGGCTTCTTCCTTTGGAGTTCACTGAGTGCCTAACAGACAGCCCATACTTCAGAGAAAATCTCCAAGGCCACGAAAAAGAGTTGGAGAAAACCAGTCTTGCTATTAAAGTGCTAATTAAGGAAGTTAAAGACCTCGTCAATGCTGCCAGAG CCTTGTCTCGGGCGCAGCGCAGTCTCGCCACAAGTCTGATGAGCTTCCAGTTCGAGTGTATTGGCAACAGCCAAACGGATGATGAGATCGTCATTGCCGGGTCGCTCAAAGAATTCGGTCGACTCATCAACGCCATTGAAGATGAACGGGATCGGATG TTGGAGCGAGCTAAGGATCAATTTATCGGACCACTGGAGAACTTTCGGAAAGAACACATCGGCGGTGCCAAG gaggaaaagaagaaatttgagaAGCAGACGGCCAAGTTCGTTCAGAGTCAAGAGCGCCACTTGAATCTATCGACTAAGAAACAGGATTCCGTCTTACAGGAG GCGGATGCGATTTTGGAGATGGAGCAGCGCCACTTTTGCCAGGCCAGCCTCGAGTACGTCTACCGTCTGCAAGAAgttcacgaacgaaaaaagTTTGAGTTCGTCGAAACG tTGCTAGGCTTCATGTATGGCTGGCTAACTTTCTATCATCAGGGATACGAAGTGTCGAAGGAATTCCGACCTTATATGACTGACTTGCAAGTGCGCCTTCAAAAG ACCCGGGAGAACTTCAACACAACACGAGAGGAGGCAGAATCGTTGATGCGCAAGATGCTGGAGGTGCGTAAGACG AAGCCGTGCGACCCAGGCAGTTTGAACAAAATGTACACACGACAAGGCTATCTCTACGTCATGGAGAAAA AGGCATTTGGGACCACTTGGTCGAAACATTATTGCCAGTACACTAAGGAAAACCGCATTTTCACCATGATACCGTACACACAAACGATTGGAAAGATT ACCACAACGGATACGATGGAGATTAAGTCTTGCACACGCCGCATGTCAGAATCCATTGAAAAGAGATTCTGCTTCGACATTACTCCAAAAGATCGTCTAGTGATGGTGATTACACTGCAGGCGCTATCAGAGGATGATCGTCGGTTGTGGCTTGATGCAATGGATGGAAAAGAGCCG acTTATGCTCAACCTGGGAAATCGTCCAAACACGAAGAAACCACACTGGATGAAGTTGGTTTCCTATTCATTCGCACTTGcatcaaagaaattgaaaatcgaG GTTTGGAAGATCAAGGGCTGTATCGACTGGTCGGCGTTTCGTCCAAAGTCAGCAAGTTACTATCGATGGGGCTTGATCGACGAAAAGTAGAAAAACTCAATTTGGAAGATCGATTAGAATGGGAAAACAAGACTATCACTAGCGCCATTAAAACTTACTTGCGTCAGTTACCCGAGCCGCTCATGTCATTCCGTTATCATACTGCCTTTATTGCGGCTGCAA AACAGGAATCACGTCTTCATCGAACAGCAGATGTGCATGCCTTAGTTCATCGACTGCCTGAAAATCACTTTAAGATGCTGGACATCATGATTACTCATCTCAAAAA TGTCGCTGCAAAATCAGACAAGAATTTGATGACCGTTTCCAATCTTGGCGTGTGTTTTGGACCAACACTGCTCCGTCCGGAAGAAGAGACTATGGCAGCAATTATGGATATAAAGTTTTGCAACGTCGTGGTTGAGATTATGATCGAAAATTCTGAAAAG atTTTCAAGACGAAACCGGATCCGTCAGAATTACCAATAAAAAATCCAGCAACTGTCAATATGCGTCCACCGTCACCACCGGCGTATCAGCCTCCACCCCAGGTTTACACtggtggtggaggtggagGGCCAACTCCCCCGTCCTTGATTCATCGTCAACCTGTTGCCAGCTACAGTCTAATTCCCCCTATTGCTCAAGCTCATCTCAGTCCACCGCCTTCATCTCCTTATGTTGACGGTCCTTCTCGTCAAATGGCCTCAGTAGGTAACACAGGAGTTCGCAATCCGTCACAACCTCAGCAACGTGTAGCGTATCCATCAAGTCCCACCACGGCTGAATTATGGTCTGGTAACAAATTGCCGCTTTCGGTTCAAGCGCAATCGCATGGAGCTGCAACATCATCAag GTCAAATTTACGGCCGGGATCGGCTGGAGCATTATCTAGTGGGCCTACTGGTCGTCCATTAGGAGTCATTCCTCCTTTGAGTTCCGCCACTTCAGCCCCAGAGCGACCTCACAGCAACACCAGTCTTAGTTCAAGTGACTCGGCGCCTGGTTCAACCGTATCTTCGTCCCGCTCCTCATCTAGAGATCCATTGcctcccctctcttctttccccaCAATAGGGCCGATACCTCCATCAGTATTAGCTAATCCCTCAACAGTTTCGTTTAACGGTCAGCCACCAGCATCTAAGCCACCATATG GTTTAAATTCTACCCAATTGCAGCTGGTGCCGGCATCTGTTGCAAGTATTGATGCATCAGATACTACTAAAACCAATGCCAACCAATTAAg TAGAAGAGTTCGGACTTTGTACGCTTGCGTtggagaaaatgaaacggAATTAACTTTTGAGCCCAATCAAATCATCGTCAATG TACGACCATCCAGAGAGCCTGGTTGGCTGGAGGGAGTGTTAAATGGGCGTACAGGTCTTATTCCAGAAAATTACGTGGAGTTATTGCCGTAA
- the LOC124197607 gene encoding rho GTPase-activating protein 26-like isoform X4 yields MGLLPLEFTECLTDSPYFRENLQGHEKELEKTSLAIKVLIKEVKDLVNAARALSRAQRSLATSLMSFQFECIGNSQTDDEIVIAGSLKEFGRLINAIEDERDRMLERAKDQFIGPLENFRKEHIGGAKEEKKKFEKQTAKFVQSQERHLNLSTKKQDSVLQEADAILEMEQRHFCQASLEYVYRLQEVHERKKFEFVETLLGFMYGWLTFYHQGYEVSKEFRPYMTDLQVRLQKTRENFNTTREEAESLMRKMLEKPCDPGSLNKMYTRQGYLYVMEKKAFGTTWSKHYCQYTKENRIFTMIPYTQTIGKITTTDTMEIKSCTRRMSESIEKRFCFDITPKDRLVMVITLQALSEDDRRLWLDAMDGKEPVTHQPTARNPFPTTYAQPGKSSKHEETTLDEVGFLFIRTCIKEIENRGLEDQGLYRLVGVSSKVSKLLSMGLDRRKVEKLNLEDRLEWENKTITSAIKTYLRQLPEPLMSFRYHTAFIAAAKQESRLHRTADVHALVHRLPENHFKMLDIMITHLKNVAAKSDKNLMTVSNLGVCFGPTLLRPEEETMAAIMDIKFCNVVVEIMIENSEKIFKTKPDPSELPIKNPATVNMRPPSPPAYQPPPQVYTGGGGGGPTPPSLIHRQPVASYSLIPPIAQAHLSPPPSSPYVDGPSRQMASVGNTGVRNPSQPQQRVAYPSSPTTAELWSGNKLPLSVQAQSHGAATSSRSNLRPGSAGALSSGPTGRPLGVIPPLSSATSAPERPHSNTSLSSSDSAPGSTVSSSRSSSRDPLPPLSSFPTIGPIPPSVLANPSTVSFNGQPPASKPPYGLNSTQLQLVPASVASIDASDTTKTNANQLRRVRTLYACVGENETELTFEPNQIIVNVRPSREPGWLEGVLNGRTGLIPENYVELLP; encoded by the exons ATGGGGCTTCTTCCTTTGGAGTTCACTGAGTGCCTAACAGACAGCCCATACTTCAGAGAAAATCTCCAAGGCCACGAAAAAGAGTTGGAGAAAACCAGTCTTGCTATTAAAGTGCTAATTAAGGAAGTTAAAGACCTCGTCAATGCTGCCAGAG CCTTGTCTCGGGCGCAGCGCAGTCTCGCCACAAGTCTGATGAGCTTCCAGTTCGAGTGTATTGGCAACAGCCAAACGGATGATGAGATCGTCATTGCCGGGTCGCTCAAAGAATTCGGTCGACTCATCAACGCCATTGAAGATGAACGGGATCGGATG TTGGAGCGAGCTAAGGATCAATTTATCGGACCACTGGAGAACTTTCGGAAAGAACACATCGGCGGTGCCAAG gaggaaaagaagaaatttgagaAGCAGACGGCCAAGTTCGTTCAGAGTCAAGAGCGCCACTTGAATCTATCGACTAAGAAACAGGATTCCGTCTTACAGGAG GCGGATGCGATTTTGGAGATGGAGCAGCGCCACTTTTGCCAGGCCAGCCTCGAGTACGTCTACCGTCTGCAAGAAgttcacgaacgaaaaaagTTTGAGTTCGTCGAAACG tTGCTAGGCTTCATGTATGGCTGGCTAACTTTCTATCATCAGGGATACGAAGTGTCGAAGGAATTCCGACCTTATATGACTGACTTGCAAGTGCGCCTTCAAAAG ACCCGGGAGAACTTCAACACAACACGAGAGGAGGCAGAATCGTTGATGCGCAAGATGCTGGAG AAGCCGTGCGACCCAGGCAGTTTGAACAAAATGTACACACGACAAGGCTATCTCTACGTCATGGAGAAAA AGGCATTTGGGACCACTTGGTCGAAACATTATTGCCAGTACACTAAGGAAAACCGCATTTTCACCATGATACCGTACACACAAACGATTGGAAAGATT ACCACAACGGATACGATGGAGATTAAGTCTTGCACACGCCGCATGTCAGAATCCATTGAAAAGAGATTCTGCTTCGACATTACTCCAAAAGATCGTCTAGTGATGGTGATTACACTGCAGGCGCTATCAGAGGATGATCGTCGGTTGTGGCTTGATGCAATGGATGGAAAAGAGCCGGTAACACACCAACCCACAGCCAGAAACCCGTTTCCTACC acTTATGCTCAACCTGGGAAATCGTCCAAACACGAAGAAACCACACTGGATGAAGTTGGTTTCCTATTCATTCGCACTTGcatcaaagaaattgaaaatcgaG GTTTGGAAGATCAAGGGCTGTATCGACTGGTCGGCGTTTCGTCCAAAGTCAGCAAGTTACTATCGATGGGGCTTGATCGACGAAAAGTAGAAAAACTCAATTTGGAAGATCGATTAGAATGGGAAAACAAGACTATCACTAGCGCCATTAAAACTTACTTGCGTCAGTTACCCGAGCCGCTCATGTCATTCCGTTATCATACTGCCTTTATTGCGGCTGCAA AACAGGAATCACGTCTTCATCGAACAGCAGATGTGCATGCCTTAGTTCATCGACTGCCTGAAAATCACTTTAAGATGCTGGACATCATGATTACTCATCTCAAAAA TGTCGCTGCAAAATCAGACAAGAATTTGATGACCGTTTCCAATCTTGGCGTGTGTTTTGGACCAACACTGCTCCGTCCGGAAGAAGAGACTATGGCAGCAATTATGGATATAAAGTTTTGCAACGTCGTGGTTGAGATTATGATCGAAAATTCTGAAAAG atTTTCAAGACGAAACCGGATCCGTCAGAATTACCAATAAAAAATCCAGCAACTGTCAATATGCGTCCACCGTCACCACCGGCGTATCAGCCTCCACCCCAGGTTTACACtggtggtggaggtggagGGCCAACTCCCCCGTCCTTGATTCATCGTCAACCTGTTGCCAGCTACAGTCTAATTCCCCCTATTGCTCAAGCTCATCTCAGTCCACCGCCTTCATCTCCTTATGTTGACGGTCCTTCTCGTCAAATGGCCTCAGTAGGTAACACAGGAGTTCGCAATCCGTCACAACCTCAGCAACGTGTAGCGTATCCATCAAGTCCCACCACGGCTGAATTATGGTCTGGTAACAAATTGCCGCTTTCGGTTCAAGCGCAATCGCATGGAGCTGCAACATCATCAag GTCAAATTTACGGCCGGGATCGGCTGGAGCATTATCTAGTGGGCCTACTGGTCGTCCATTAGGAGTCATTCCTCCTTTGAGTTCCGCCACTTCAGCCCCAGAGCGACCTCACAGCAACACCAGTCTTAGTTCAAGTGACTCGGCGCCTGGTTCAACCGTATCTTCGTCCCGCTCCTCATCTAGAGATCCATTGcctcccctctcttctttccccaCAATAGGGCCGATACCTCCATCAGTATTAGCTAATCCCTCAACAGTTTCGTTTAACGGTCAGCCACCAGCATCTAAGCCACCATATG GTTTAAATTCTACCCAATTGCAGCTGGTGCCGGCATCTGTTGCAAGTATTGATGCATCAGATACTACTAAAACCAATGCCAACCAATTAAg AAGAGTTCGGACTTTGTACGCTTGCGTtggagaaaatgaaacggAATTAACTTTTGAGCCCAATCAAATCATCGTCAATG TACGACCATCCAGAGAGCCTGGTTGGCTGGAGGGAGTGTTAAATGGGCGTACAGGTCTTATTCCAGAAAATTACGTGGAGTTATTGCCGTAA